A genomic window from Glaciihabitans sp. INWT7 includes:
- a CDS encoding S8 family serine peptidase — protein sequence MSIRKALSGLAIVGLVTTSLVAGTALSATAAPTGIGGQHQTTFTPGRYIVTLADPAVATYRGGVKGYAATKPVEGKQLNARAKAVQTYSEYLSSEQKDVAGAAAVKIDQSYTLALNAFSATLTVKQLAALSSDRKVASLAPDELKHVTATPSTSFLGLDGTGGVWDKIGGLDKAGKGIVLGDLDTGIAPENPSFAGSPLGTTAGADPYLNGTTTTFAKADGATFTGVCQTGEQFTAADCSTKIISARYFLAGFGAGKIGTAATGEYVSPRDGDGHGSHTASTAAGDARVPASVSGTSYGTITGVAPAAKIAVYKVCWSGPDPSVTTDDGCATSDLLAGIDQAVADGVDVINYSIGGGAAQTTVSPTDQAFLGAAAAGVFVSASAGNSGPGASTLDNASPWITTVAASTIPSYEATVTLGDGSKFGGASVSVDRTAGVTPLTGPLVTAASVALAGGTSPNLCFANSLDPAKAAGKIVVCERGTNARVDKSAEVARAGGIGMVLVNVVPGSLDLDPHSVPTVHLDAQYHDQVLAYAATAGATATFTPDNTAGDTPPTPIVAGFSSRGPVLADGSDIIKPDISAPGVAIIADGANAAGAEPTFQFLSGTSMAAPHISGLGLLYLGVHPTATPSEIKSALMTTAYDTKDGAGKAVTDPFTQGAGHADPTRYFSPGLLYLNGLDDWYGYIQGAGYDVGVAPIDPSDLNLASIGIGSLTGSQTVTRTVTSTQAGTFTAAVSVPGIDAVVTPSTLSFGAAGESKSFTVTFSRTTAPLDAFATGSLTWTSGSTTVRSPIAVQPVTIVAPASASGTGTYGSVDVTVTPGGDGDIPLTTTGLTAGTLQPDPTAGGTPGHSGSSAEADTFDYTVAVPAGSKYARFDLDTTDNAADLDLVVYQLDAAGTPVAAFQSATGSADERVNLLAPDAGSYLVEVTVYAAPAPTTFDLRTYAVSDGGAPLTLTPPVLPGRQGVPATYTAAWAGLAAYSSYLGLVNYGDTGAYTVVNVVTQADVKPGTPLNTAPPAITGTPEVGQRLTVTPGTWDVAGLRFAYQWQANGVDIPGATRANYRVATADQGKTLTVVVTATKGTLPPGTATSAAVTVKFVTATSLSLSRNVLFSWQQTTATVKLTSGAATLPAGQVVVTVNGRAVATIPIAAGSSGVVSYPLPKRGSGIYSVRASFVPTAAETVAGSTSPTKRYLVIF from the coding sequence GTGAGCATTCGGAAAGCACTGTCGGGCCTGGCCATCGTCGGCTTGGTCACCACCTCCCTCGTCGCCGGCACCGCGCTCAGCGCGACCGCCGCGCCCACCGGCATCGGCGGTCAACACCAGACCACTTTCACTCCCGGTCGGTACATCGTGACCCTCGCCGACCCGGCCGTGGCGACGTATCGCGGAGGGGTGAAGGGCTATGCGGCCACGAAGCCCGTCGAGGGCAAGCAGCTCAACGCCCGGGCCAAGGCCGTGCAGACCTACTCCGAATACCTCTCCAGCGAGCAGAAGGATGTCGCGGGAGCGGCGGCCGTCAAGATCGACCAGTCGTACACACTCGCGCTCAACGCCTTCTCCGCGACCCTCACGGTGAAACAGCTCGCCGCGCTCTCCTCCGACCGGAAGGTCGCGTCGCTCGCGCCGGACGAACTCAAGCACGTGACTGCGACACCGTCGACCTCGTTCCTCGGCCTCGATGGCACGGGCGGTGTGTGGGACAAGATCGGCGGTCTCGACAAGGCGGGCAAGGGCATCGTGCTCGGCGATCTCGACACCGGCATCGCCCCGGAGAACCCCTCTTTCGCCGGTTCGCCCCTCGGAACCACGGCCGGTGCGGACCCCTACCTCAACGGCACCACCACCACCTTCGCGAAGGCCGATGGGGCCACCTTCACCGGTGTCTGCCAGACCGGAGAGCAATTCACCGCGGCTGACTGCTCCACCAAGATCATCAGCGCCCGCTACTTCCTCGCCGGCTTCGGCGCCGGCAAGATCGGAACCGCAGCGACAGGCGAGTACGTCTCGCCCCGTGACGGCGACGGCCACGGATCTCACACCGCGAGCACGGCCGCAGGTGACGCCCGAGTCCCCGCGTCCGTCAGTGGCACGAGTTACGGCACGATCACCGGTGTCGCTCCGGCAGCGAAGATCGCGGTGTACAAGGTCTGCTGGTCCGGTCCCGATCCCTCGGTGACGACGGACGACGGATGCGCCACCTCCGACCTCCTCGCCGGAATCGACCAGGCGGTCGCAGACGGCGTCGACGTGATCAACTACTCGATCGGCGGCGGGGCGGCGCAGACCACGGTGTCACCGACCGACCAGGCCTTCCTCGGCGCTGCCGCCGCCGGAGTCTTCGTCTCCGCCTCGGCGGGCAACTCCGGCCCGGGCGCATCCACTCTCGATAACGCGTCTCCCTGGATCACCACGGTCGCGGCGAGCACGATCCCGAGCTACGAGGCGACAGTGACCCTCGGCGACGGAAGCAAGTTCGGCGGTGCATCCGTCTCCGTCGACCGCACCGCGGGGGTGACTCCCCTCACGGGGCCTCTCGTGACCGCGGCAAGCGTGGCACTCGCGGGTGGCACGAGCCCCAACCTCTGCTTCGCGAACTCCCTCGACCCGGCGAAGGCGGCCGGCAAGATCGTGGTCTGTGAGCGGGGGACCAACGCCCGCGTGGACAAGTCCGCCGAGGTCGCGCGTGCTGGAGGAATCGGCATGGTCCTCGTCAATGTGGTGCCGGGATCGCTCGATCTCGACCCGCACTCGGTGCCGACGGTCCATCTGGATGCGCAGTACCACGACCAGGTGCTCGCCTACGCGGCGACCGCAGGAGCCACGGCCACCTTCACCCCGGACAACACCGCCGGTGACACCCCGCCCACTCCGATCGTCGCGGGCTTCTCGTCGCGCGGCCCGGTGCTCGCCGACGGCAGCGACATCATCAAGCCCGACATCTCCGCCCCCGGGGTGGCGATCATCGCCGACGGGGCGAACGCGGCCGGCGCGGAGCCGACCTTCCAGTTCCTCTCCGGAACCTCGATGGCCGCTCCGCACATCTCCGGTCTCGGCCTGCTCTACCTCGGTGTGCACCCCACCGCGACGCCGTCGGAGATCAAATCTGCGTTGATGACCACCGCCTACGACACGAAGGACGGCGCCGGAAAGGCGGTGACCGATCCATTCACTCAGGGAGCCGGTCACGCCGACCCGACCCGGTACTTCTCGCCGGGACTCCTGTACCTCAACGGTCTCGACGACTGGTATGGCTACATCCAGGGTGCCGGCTACGATGTGGGAGTCGCCCCGATCGATCCGAGTGATCTCAACCTCGCCTCCATCGGCATCGGATCTCTCACCGGCTCACAGACCGTCACTCGCACGGTCACCTCGACCCAGGCAGGCACCTTCACCGCTGCGGTGAGCGTGCCGGGGATCGACGCGGTGGTCACCCCGTCGACCCTCAGCTTCGGTGCGGCGGGCGAGTCCAAGAGCTTCACGGTCACCTTCAGCCGCACGACCGCGCCGCTGGATGCCTTCGCGACGGGTTCCCTCACCTGGACCAGCGGCTCGACGACGGTCCGCAGTCCGATCGCGGTACAGCCCGTGACGATCGTGGCACCCGCATCCGCCAGCGGGACCGGTACTTATGGATCGGTCGACGTGACCGTCACCCCGGGCGGGGATGGAGACATCCCGCTGACGACCACCGGTCTCACCGCCGGAACGTTGCAGCCCGACCCCACCGCCGGCGGCACGCCCGGCCACTCGGGGTCGAGTGCCGAGGCTGACACCTTCGACTACACGGTCGCCGTGCCCGCCGGATCGAAATACGCCAGGTTCGATCTCGACACCACCGACAACGCTGCCGACCTCGACCTCGTGGTCTACCAGCTGGATGCCGCGGGCACTCCGGTCGCGGCCTTCCAGTCGGCGACCGGCTCGGCCGACGAGCGGGTGAACCTGCTCGCTCCGGATGCCGGAAGCTATCTCGTGGAGGTGACCGTCTACGCGGCACCCGCGCCGACCACCTTCGACCTGCGCACCTACGCAGTGTCCGACGGGGGCGCCCCGCTCACCCTCACGCCCCCGGTCCTGCCGGGGAGGCAGGGTGTGCCGGCGACCTACACGGCTGCCTGGGCGGGTCTCGCGGCCTACTCCAGCTATCTCGGGCTCGTGAATTATGGGGACACCGGTGCCTACACCGTCGTCAATGTGGTGACACAGGCGGACGTGAAGCCGGGTACGCCCCTCAACACCGCTCCGCCGGCCATCACCGGCACCCCTGAGGTCGGTCAGCGGCTCACCGTGACGCCGGGAACGTGGGATGTCGCGGGCCTTCGCTTCGCCTACCAGTGGCAGGCGAACGGGGTGGACATCCCCGGTGCGACCCGGGCGAACTATCGCGTAGCGACTGCTGACCAGGGCAAGACACTCACCGTGGTGGTCACCGCGACGAAGGGCACGCTGCCCCCGGGTACGGCCACCTCTGCCGCGGTCACGGTGAAGTTCGTCACCGCGACGAGCCTCTCCCTGAGCCGCAACGTGCTGTTCTCCTGGCAGCAGACGACGGCGACCGTGAAGCTGACATCCGGTGCCGCCACGCTGCCGGCGGGGCAGGTGGTGGTCACCGTGAACGGTCGTGCGGTCGCCACCATCCCGATCGCCGCGGGTAGCTCGGGCGTCGTGAGCTATCCATTGCCGAAGAGGGGCAGTGGCATCTACTCTGTGCGCGCGAGCTTCGTGCCGACGGCGGCCGAAACGGTCGCCGGTTCGACCAGTCCGACGAAGCGCTATCTGGTCATCTTCTAG
- a CDS encoding ROK family transcriptional regulator yields MTQPGETGAARSRASFLSQRSAGVSGRPLRPNSKVLPEHARGHNRALVLQTLFTAGQQSRADVARSTGLTRVTVSDLVTELMAEALVVETGQRDGPRPGKPAILLDIDRAAFQIVGIDLSDSEVFRGAVLDLGGTILHRVELPIAGSAGEAALQQVFSLIEDLLAVVTAPLLGIGVGSPGIVDLAGSVVSAPNLHWTGLPLQAKLSERFGVPVVVTNDANAAVLAEHSYGDAQGDLMLVRVGRGVGAGLLLGGTLLHGSRFAAGEIGHVVVGTDGGELCSCGKHGCLETWLAAPRLEAKLRQADDDADPAARRAVILREAGTRLGIALAPIVGALNLSEVVLSGPDSLLGGSLTEATLETIRGRTMDRFHGGLALRLSTLGNDIVLRGAAVMVISSRLGVS; encoded by the coding sequence ATGACGCAGCCAGGCGAGACCGGGGCGGCTCGCTCGCGGGCATCCTTCCTCTCGCAGCGCAGCGCCGGCGTTTCAGGGCGCCCGCTTCGACCGAACTCCAAAGTGCTGCCGGAACATGCGCGCGGACACAACCGTGCTCTCGTGCTCCAGACGCTCTTCACGGCCGGCCAGCAGAGCCGGGCGGATGTCGCGCGCAGCACCGGGCTCACCAGGGTGACCGTGTCCGATCTGGTCACCGAGCTCATGGCGGAGGCCCTTGTTGTCGAGACCGGCCAGCGTGACGGACCCCGGCCGGGCAAGCCGGCGATCCTGCTCGACATCGATCGCGCAGCGTTTCAGATCGTGGGCATCGACCTCAGCGATTCCGAGGTCTTCCGCGGGGCCGTACTCGACCTCGGAGGCACGATCCTTCACCGGGTGGAGCTTCCGATCGCGGGAAGTGCGGGGGAGGCGGCACTTCAGCAGGTGTTCTCCCTCATCGAGGACCTGCTCGCTGTGGTGACGGCGCCCCTGCTCGGAATCGGCGTCGGATCTCCCGGCATCGTCGACCTCGCGGGGTCAGTCGTGAGCGCCCCCAACCTCCACTGGACCGGGCTGCCGTTGCAGGCCAAGCTCTCGGAGCGATTCGGAGTGCCGGTCGTGGTGACCAACGATGCCAACGCGGCGGTTCTCGCCGAGCACAGCTACGGCGACGCGCAGGGAGACCTCATGCTCGTGCGGGTCGGCCGCGGGGTCGGTGCCGGACTCCTGCTCGGGGGTACCCTGCTGCACGGCAGCAGATTCGCGGCGGGCGAGATCGGTCACGTCGTCGTCGGCACCGACGGCGGGGAGCTCTGCAGCTGCGGCAAGCACGGTTGTCTCGAGACCTGGCTCGCCGCACCCCGGCTCGAGGCGAAGCTGCGGCAGGCCGACGACGATGCGGATCCCGCGGCGCGCCGCGCCGTCATCCTGCGCGAGGCGGGCACGCGGCTGGGAATCGCGCTCGCGCCGATCGTCGGGGCCCTCAACCTCAGCGAAGTGGTGCTGAGCGGCCCCGATTCGCTGCTCGGCGGCTCCCTCACCGAGGCGACTCTCGAGACGATTCGCGGCCGAACGATGGACAGATTCCACGGGGGTCTCGCCCTGCGCCTCTCGACCCTCGGGAACGACATCGTCTTGCGCGGCGCCGCGGTCATGGTGATCTCTTCGCGACTGGGGGTGTCGTGA
- the nagZ gene encoding beta-N-acetylhexosaminidase, which translates to MASRPSRATTAGILLPGFVGHALPDWLAVRLRGGLAGVCLFGQNIVSAAQLSELTAAIRAANPLAVIAVDEEGGDVTRLHDRVGSPYPGNAILGRTDDVDYTKAIATTVGWELRRAGCTLDFAPDVDINSNPDNPVIGVRSFGTDPSLVARHSAAWVAGLQATGIAGSAKHFPGHGDTALDSHLALPVIDRSLDQLRDRELAPFVAAIAAGVRTIMTSHIMVPQLDAQSPATFSPTVLGDLLRRELGFDGVIVTDALDMAGASGEIGIPEAAVRAVAAGCDLLCIGTENTADQLDDIEQVLADAVASGRLDPGRLADASARVRRLARDSEEEARHIPLPAYEADLRFSLERTAASFDTAAFDTAAHRIEPDRAIVVLETEANIAVGACPWGPVAAGAEAIVVRDGETLHLLPGVQPVIVGRGNHRRAWVRSLIDEVRRQHPSTFVVEMGWPSDDRRYADVATFGASRHAGLALLRWLERRAGA; encoded by the coding sequence GTGGCCAGTCGACCTTCCCGGGCCACGACCGCTGGAATCCTGCTTCCGGGCTTCGTCGGTCACGCTCTTCCCGACTGGCTCGCTGTCCGGCTTCGCGGCGGTCTCGCCGGCGTCTGTCTCTTCGGGCAGAACATCGTCTCTGCGGCGCAACTCAGCGAACTCACCGCCGCCATCCGTGCCGCCAATCCCCTCGCCGTGATCGCCGTGGACGAGGAGGGCGGCGACGTGACCCGCCTGCACGACCGGGTCGGCTCGCCCTATCCGGGCAACGCCATCCTCGGCCGCACCGACGACGTCGACTACACGAAGGCCATAGCGACGACCGTGGGCTGGGAGTTGCGCCGGGCCGGGTGCACGCTCGATTTCGCTCCGGATGTCGACATCAACTCCAACCCGGACAACCCGGTGATCGGTGTGCGCAGCTTCGGAACGGATCCCTCGCTGGTCGCCCGCCATAGCGCCGCCTGGGTCGCGGGACTCCAGGCCACCGGAATCGCCGGCAGCGCCAAACACTTTCCGGGACACGGCGACACCGCTCTCGACTCCCACCTGGCGCTGCCAGTGATCGATCGATCGCTCGACCAGCTCCGTGACCGTGAGCTCGCGCCCTTCGTCGCCGCGATCGCTGCGGGCGTGCGTACGATCATGACCTCGCACATCATGGTGCCTCAGCTCGATGCGCAGTCTCCCGCGACCTTTTCTCCCACGGTGCTCGGGGACCTCTTGCGGCGAGAACTCGGATTCGACGGGGTGATCGTCACCGACGCCCTCGATATGGCGGGGGCCAGCGGCGAGATCGGCATCCCCGAGGCTGCCGTGAGGGCTGTGGCCGCGGGCTGCGACCTCCTCTGCATCGGCACAGAGAACACGGCCGATCAGCTCGACGACATCGAGCAGGTACTCGCCGATGCCGTGGCGTCAGGACGGCTGGACCCCGGCCGGCTTGCCGATGCCTCCGCACGGGTGCGGCGGCTGGCTCGGGATTCCGAGGAGGAAGCCCGCCACATTCCGCTGCCGGCATATGAGGCGGATCTTCGGTTCTCGCTCGAACGGACCGCCGCCTCATTCGACACTGCGGCGTTCGACACTGCTGCTCATCGGATCGAGCCGGATCGCGCCATCGTCGTCCTGGAAACCGAGGCGAACATCGCCGTCGGCGCCTGTCCCTGGGGGCCGGTCGCGGCCGGCGCGGAGGCGATCGTGGTGCGGGACGGAGAGACACTTCACCTGCTTCCCGGTGTCCAACCGGTGATCGTCGGTCGGGGCAATCACCGCCGGGCCTGGGTGCGGAGCCTGATCGACGAGGTGCGCCGACAGCATCCGTCCACCTTCGTGGTGGAGATGGGCTGGCCGTCGGACGACCGGCGCTATGCAGATGTCGCCACCTTCGGGGCGTCCCGTCACGCGGGCCTCGCCCTGCTCCGCTGGCTGGAGAGGCGGGCCGGCGCATGA
- a CDS encoding MGMT family protein — protein MAADDFVSRVLAVVEAIPSGRVMTYGDVAAAIGSRAARAVGQTMAYYGSDVTWWRVIRASGHPAADHESAALEHFRAEGTPLTWSVSGVFRVDLPAARWSP, from the coding sequence GTGGCCGCCGACGACTTCGTGTCCCGCGTCCTCGCGGTGGTCGAGGCCATCCCGAGTGGGCGGGTGATGACCTACGGTGATGTCGCCGCCGCCATCGGATCCCGAGCGGCCCGCGCCGTCGGCCAGACGATGGCCTACTACGGGTCGGATGTGACGTGGTGGCGAGTCATCCGGGCGAGCGGCCACCCGGCGGCAGATCACGAGTCAGCGGCCCTCGAACATTTCCGCGCCGAGGGAACGCCGTTGACCTGGTCGGTCTCCGGAGTCTTCCGCGTCGACCTCCCCGCAGCGCGCTGGTCGCCCTGA
- a CDS encoding GNAT family N-acetyltransferase — protein sequence MAELRLEELSARTIVAANSLTLRRGQEQFVTPPSYAIADAYLSPVTSWPRVVLDGDTVVGFIRGNFDPEATQEEFRSCIWRVTVSADAQGTGVGRFAVWALAEEARQRGFARITAIWEEGEEGPEQFFLHTGFTVVGETQYGEKIGELGL from the coding sequence ATGGCTGAACTGAGACTGGAAGAGTTGTCGGCGAGAACAATCGTTGCCGCCAACAGCCTCACGCTTCGACGCGGGCAGGAGCAGTTCGTCACTCCCCCGTCTTATGCGATCGCGGATGCGTACCTCAGTCCGGTCACCTCCTGGCCGCGGGTGGTACTCGACGGGGACACCGTCGTGGGCTTCATCCGGGGAAATTTCGACCCGGAGGCCACGCAGGAGGAATTCCGCAGCTGCATCTGGCGCGTCACGGTCTCCGCCGATGCGCAGGGCACCGGAGTCGGGCGTTTCGCCGTCTGGGCCCTCGCAGAGGAGGCCCGCCAGCGCGGCTTCGCTCGCATCACCGCCATCTGGGAAGAGGGCGAGGAAGGTCCGGAGCAGTTCTTCCTCCACACCGGCTTCACCGTGGTCGGCGAGACCCAATACGGCGAGAAGATCGGCGAACTCGGGCTGTGA
- a CDS encoding NADP-dependent isocitrate dehydrogenase, translating into MTRIIWQKIKDTLIHPYLDIDLEYYDLGIEHRDATDDQVTIDAAHAIQKHGVGVKCATITPDEARVEEFGLKKMWKSPNGTIRNILGGVIFREPIIISNIPRLVPGWNKPIIIGRHAFGDQYRATDFRFQGKGKLTVEFTPEDGSEPLKFEVYDAPGDGVAQVQYNLDDSIRDFARSSLNYGLTRNYPVYLSTKNTILKAYDGRFKDIFEEVFEAEFKEKFDAAGLTYEHRLIDDMVASAMKWEGGYVWACKNYDGDVQSDTVAQGFGSLGLMTSVLSVPDGSVVEAEAAHGTVTRHYRMHQQGKPTSTNPIASIYAWTRGLSHRATLDNNPELEEFAATLEDVVITSVEAGHMTKDLALLVGPDQKWETTEEFLDTLDKNLAARLG; encoded by the coding sequence ATGACGCGAATCATCTGGCAGAAGATCAAGGACACTCTGATCCACCCCTACCTCGACATCGACCTCGAGTACTACGACCTCGGAATCGAGCACCGCGACGCGACCGACGACCAGGTCACCATCGACGCGGCCCACGCCATCCAGAAGCACGGTGTCGGAGTGAAGTGCGCGACCATCACCCCCGATGAGGCCCGCGTCGAGGAGTTCGGGTTGAAGAAGATGTGGAAGTCGCCGAACGGCACCATCCGCAACATCCTCGGCGGTGTGATCTTCCGCGAGCCGATCATCATCTCCAACATCCCGCGACTGGTTCCAGGATGGAACAAGCCGATCATCATCGGACGCCACGCGTTCGGCGACCAGTACCGTGCCACGGACTTCCGTTTTCAGGGCAAGGGAAAGCTCACCGTGGAGTTCACCCCGGAAGACGGATCCGAGCCGCTCAAGTTCGAGGTCTACGACGCCCCGGGCGATGGCGTCGCCCAGGTGCAGTACAACCTGGACGACTCGATCCGCGACTTCGCGCGCTCGAGCCTCAACTACGGCCTCACCCGCAACTACCCGGTGTACCTCTCGACCAAGAACACCATCCTCAAGGCCTACGACGGCCGCTTCAAGGACATCTTCGAGGAGGTCTTCGAGGCCGAGTTCAAGGAGAAGTTCGATGCTGCCGGTCTCACCTATGAGCACCGCCTGATCGACGACATGGTGGCCTCCGCCATGAAGTGGGAGGGCGGCTACGTCTGGGCCTGCAAGAACTACGACGGTGATGTGCAGTCCGACACCGTCGCGCAGGGCTTCGGCTCGCTCGGTCTGATGACGTCGGTGCTCTCGGTTCCGGATGGATCGGTCGTCGAGGCCGAGGCCGCGCACGGAACCGTGACGCGTCACTACCGGATGCACCAGCAGGGCAAGCCCACCTCGACCAACCCGATCGCGTCGATCTATGCCTGGACCCGCGGTCTCTCGCACCGTGCAACCCTCGACAACAACCCCGAGCTCGAGGAATTCGCCGCGACCCTCGAAGATGTCGTGATCACCTCCGTGGAGGCCGGTCACATGACGAAGGACCTCGCGCTGCTCGTCGGACCGGACCAGAAGTGGGAGACCACCGAGGAGTTCCTGGACACGCTCGACAAGAACCTCGCCGCGCGACTGGGTTAG
- a CDS encoding ABC transporter ATP-binding protein, with the protein MSAANITGVEGEERNDFSKAESRQIRDRSLRLLNSLLRPLWARVTLTIIVVVVSTAAQVAGPALIAFGIDTGLPALVKHDWVPLGFAVGAYLFTGVIGAVLIAWYTVLTARISQAILIDLRKRVFLHTQRLSLEFHESYTSGRIIARQTSDLDAIRELLDSGINQLIQGGLYMVFIAVALFSIDWVSGVVLFGSLVPLGFLIRWFQVRSQKAFRETRTASARLIVQFVETMTGIRAVKAFRKEKRNETEFGELVEDYRLANLRTIKLFGVLDPGLVLIGNVALAVVLLVGGLRVAGGGLAIGVLLAALLYTRSFFAPAQEMAMFYNSYQSATAALEKISGVLEEQPSVPDPTRPIDLWKAEGELKFEGVEFAYKADRVILPHFDLEIPAGQTIALVGSTGAGKSTLAKLISRFYDPSDGVVSLDGIDLRRLHPKDLRRAIVMVTQEAYLFSGSVADNIALGKPDATPEEIRAAAKAVGAHEFIQSLPDGYDTDVNKRGGRVSAGQRQLISFARAFLADPVVLILDEATASLDIPSERLVQEGLQTLLADRTAIIIAHRLSTVAIADRVLVMEHGIIVEDGAPRDLIAGTGRFAKLHAAWRESLV; encoded by the coding sequence ATGAGCGCCGCCAACATCACCGGTGTCGAAGGCGAAGAGCGCAACGACTTCAGCAAGGCGGAGAGCCGGCAGATCCGGGACCGCTCGCTTCGCCTGCTCAACTCGCTGCTGCGCCCACTCTGGGCCCGCGTCACCCTCACGATCATCGTGGTGGTCGTGTCGACCGCCGCGCAGGTCGCCGGTCCCGCGCTGATCGCGTTCGGGATCGACACTGGCCTGCCCGCCCTGGTGAAGCACGACTGGGTGCCGCTCGGCTTCGCGGTCGGTGCCTACCTCTTCACCGGGGTGATCGGGGCCGTTCTGATCGCCTGGTACACCGTGCTCACGGCGCGCATCAGCCAGGCCATCCTGATCGATCTGCGCAAGCGCGTCTTCCTTCACACCCAGCGCCTGAGCCTCGAGTTCCACGAGAGCTACACCTCCGGCCGCATCATCGCGCGCCAGACCAGTGACCTGGATGCCATCCGCGAGCTACTCGATTCGGGCATCAACCAGCTGATCCAGGGTGGGTTGTACATGGTGTTCATCGCCGTTGCACTGTTCTCGATCGATTGGGTGAGCGGAGTCGTGCTGTTCGGTTCGCTCGTGCCTCTCGGCTTCCTGATCCGCTGGTTCCAGGTGCGCTCGCAGAAGGCGTTCCGCGAGACACGCACGGCATCCGCTCGTCTCATCGTGCAGTTCGTGGAGACGATGACCGGAATCCGGGCGGTGAAGGCGTTCCGCAAGGAGAAGCGCAACGAGACCGAGTTCGGTGAACTCGTGGAGGACTACCGCCTCGCCAACCTGCGCACCATCAAGCTCTTCGGAGTGCTCGATCCCGGTCTCGTGCTGATCGGCAACGTGGCGCTCGCCGTGGTGCTGCTCGTCGGCGGGCTTCGCGTCGCCGGCGGAGGACTCGCCATCGGTGTGCTGCTCGCGGCGCTGCTCTACACGCGGTCGTTCTTCGCGCCGGCGCAGGAGATGGCGATGTTCTACAACTCCTACCAGTCTGCGACAGCTGCGCTCGAGAAGATCTCCGGGGTGCTTGAGGAACAGCCGAGTGTGCCGGACCCGACGCGTCCGATCGACCTCTGGAAGGCGGAGGGCGAGCTGAAATTCGAGGGGGTCGAGTTCGCCTACAAGGCGGACCGGGTGATCCTCCCGCACTTCGATCTCGAGATCCCTGCCGGGCAGACCATCGCGCTCGTGGGATCGACGGGAGCGGGCAAGTCGACCCTGGCGAAGCTCATCTCCCGGTTCTACGACCCCTCGGATGGCGTCGTGTCGCTCGATGGCATCGACCTTCGCCGGCTGCACCCGAAGGACCTGCGGCGGGCGATCGTGATGGTCACCCAGGAGGCGTACCTCTTCTCGGGCTCCGTCGCCGACAACATCGCGCTCGGGAAGCCGGATGCGACGCCGGAGGAGATACGTGCCGCCGCGAAGGCGGTCGGAGCTCACGAATTCATCCAGTCGCTTCCGGATGGCTACGACACCGATGTGAACAAGCGCGGCGGTCGTGTCTCGGCCGGCCAGCGCCAGCTCATCTCGTTTGCCCGGGCGTTCCTCGCGGATCCCGTCGTGCTGATTCTCGATGAGGCTACCGCGTCGCTCGACATCCCTTCAGAACGCCTCGTTCAGGAGGGTCTGCAGACCCTGCTCGCCGACCGCACCGCGATCATCATCGCCCACCGCCTGTCGACTGTGGCGATTGCCGACCGTGTGCTCGTGATGGAACACGGCATCATCGTGGAGGATGGTGCGCCGCGCGACCTCATCGCCGGAACCGGTCGCTTCGCGAAGCTGCATGCCGCGTGGCGGGAGTCGCTGGTCTAG